One Solirubrobacter pauli DNA segment encodes these proteins:
- the pta gene encoding phosphate acetyltransferase, whose protein sequence is MTPGVYVMGNEPATGKSAVALGVRQLLARRTARLGVFRPVVGDPGHDPLVDLLRADEAFPYEASIGVTYDAVRADPERALEEIVARYRALAAQCDGVLVVGTDYAGVGTAGELEFNGRVALNLGLPALVVVSGHDRDAEEVRDAVHVALTAVRGAGCEIVGVVANRVRAELLDAVTVGGDVPVYALPEIDLLMAPTVGQVAAACDGEVIAGDADLLGREALHLTVAAMTLPNLIERIEDGAVLITPGDRAEVLLAALFAHASKELPSPAGVVLTGGLKPSDAFLRPLEGFPTMLPVVLTDHDTFDTATLAGAREGVIARDTPRKITKALAVFEEYVDGEDLLSRVDVARSDAVTPLMFEYELLDRARAAKKHIVLPEGGDERVLRAAEILLRRRVVELTLLGAEDEVRGAASRLGVDLWGAHILDPRDEALRERFAAEYTARRQHKGMVMDAARDIVTDVSYFGTLMVALGMADGMVSGATHTTAETIRPAFEVVKTKPGAGIVSSVFFMCLADQVLVYGDCAVNPNPTAEQLADIAISSASTAAQFGIDPRIAMLSYSTGKSGSGAEVERVRTATELVRERAPELSVEGPIQYDAAVDAGVARTKLPGSQVAGRATVFIFPDLNTGNNTYKAVQRSANAVAVGPVLQGLNQPVNDLSRGATVHDIVNTVAITAIQAAAA, encoded by the coding sequence ATGACGCCAGGGGTGTACGTGATGGGCAACGAGCCCGCGACCGGCAAGTCCGCCGTGGCGCTCGGCGTCCGCCAGCTGCTCGCGCGCCGGACGGCGCGGCTCGGCGTCTTCCGGCCGGTCGTCGGCGATCCCGGCCACGACCCGCTGGTCGACCTGCTGCGCGCGGACGAGGCGTTCCCGTACGAGGCGTCGATCGGCGTCACCTACGACGCGGTCCGCGCGGACCCCGAGCGGGCGCTCGAGGAGATCGTCGCGCGCTACCGGGCACTCGCCGCGCAGTGCGACGGCGTGCTCGTCGTCGGCACGGACTACGCGGGCGTGGGCACGGCGGGCGAGCTGGAGTTCAACGGCCGCGTGGCGCTCAACCTCGGCCTGCCGGCGCTCGTGGTGGTCAGCGGCCACGACCGTGACGCCGAGGAGGTCCGCGACGCCGTGCACGTCGCCCTGACGGCGGTTCGCGGCGCGGGCTGCGAGATCGTCGGCGTCGTCGCCAACCGGGTGCGCGCGGAGCTGCTGGACGCGGTGACCGTCGGCGGCGACGTGCCCGTCTACGCGCTGCCGGAGATCGACCTGCTGATGGCGCCGACCGTCGGCCAGGTGGCCGCGGCCTGCGACGGCGAGGTGATCGCCGGGGACGCCGACCTGCTCGGCCGCGAGGCGCTGCACCTCACGGTCGCGGCGATGACGCTGCCGAACCTGATCGAGCGGATCGAGGACGGCGCGGTGCTGATCACGCCCGGCGACCGCGCCGAGGTGCTGCTCGCCGCGCTGTTCGCGCACGCCTCCAAGGAGCTCCCCTCCCCCGCCGGCGTCGTGCTCACCGGCGGGCTCAAGCCCTCCGACGCGTTCCTGCGCCCGCTCGAGGGCTTCCCGACGATGCTGCCGGTCGTGCTCACCGACCACGACACGTTCGACACCGCGACGCTGGCCGGGGCGCGCGAGGGCGTGATCGCGCGCGACACGCCGCGCAAGATCACCAAGGCGCTCGCGGTCTTCGAGGAGTACGTGGACGGCGAGGACCTGCTCTCGCGCGTGGACGTCGCGCGCTCGGACGCGGTCACGCCGTTGATGTTCGAGTACGAGCTGCTCGACCGCGCACGGGCGGCGAAGAAGCACATCGTGCTGCCCGAGGGCGGCGACGAGCGCGTGCTGCGGGCGGCCGAGATCCTGCTGCGGCGGCGCGTCGTCGAGCTCACCCTGCTCGGGGCCGAGGACGAGGTGCGCGGCGCGGCCTCGCGACTCGGCGTGGACCTCTGGGGCGCGCACATCCTCGACCCTCGCGACGAGGCGCTGCGCGAGCGCTTCGCGGCCGAGTACACCGCGCGCCGCCAGCACAAGGGCATGGTCATGGACGCGGCACGCGACATCGTCACGGACGTGTCCTACTTCGGCACGCTCATGGTCGCCCTGGGCATGGCCGACGGCATGGTGAGCGGTGCCACGCACACCACCGCCGAGACGATCCGGCCGGCGTTCGAGGTGGTCAAGACCAAGCCGGGCGCGGGCATCGTCTCGAGCGTGTTCTTCATGTGCCTGGCCGACCAGGTGCTCGTCTACGGCGACTGCGCCGTGAACCCGAACCCGACGGCCGAGCAGCTCGCCGACATCGCGATCTCCAGCGCGAGCACCGCCGCCCAGTTCGGCATCGACCCGCGGATCGCGATGCTCTCGTACTCGACCGGCAAGAGCGGCTCGGGCGCGGAGGTCGAGCGGGTCCGCACCGCCACCGAGCTGGTGCGCGAGCGCGCGCCGGAGCTGTCCGTCGAAGGCCCGATCCAGTACGACGCCGCCGTCGACGCGGGCGTCGCCCGCACCAAGCTGCCGGGCAGCCAGGTCGCCGGCCGCGCGACCGTGTTCATCTTCCCCGACCTGAACACGGGCAACAACACCTACAAGGCCGTGCAGCGCTCCGCCAACGCGGTCGCCGTCGGCCCGGTGCTGCAGGGCCTGAACCAGCCGGTCAACGACCTCTCCCGCGGAGCCACCGTGCACGACATCGTCAACACCGTCGCGATCACGGCCATCCAGGCCGCCGCCGCATGA
- a CDS encoding cyclic nucleotide-binding domain-containing protein, producing MPAVQIIPFVPGRRPTDEARSAGLGSSEPVAFVNAGPGNRCLLLLEGRFTGEVEVTTVIGHTIRRRTAVPEAIGERSVLALDPDVDFAGDYSLVNRFFNTVLVEVRQGDAVDETRLDVFDLARMGSLYERIVERAVKPDAERQAPWLSHTTHPWFPVLSIGAYKAELYTRALVGDVVHKRQNLADPGWLTRVGLYLELLTGLGVIEAVKADVGDLLTAEERAAVDRWDDLPLNVEGWRGVWGLRKIAQPIGLRNLLAKKKATLEFLHVHHEDLKHAIALAGPNPSNAQETWHRVFRDAERAVLAKTPAAFPELAMLPDELRRFILWHRRGHVSLGRALRLPGPLPMLVGDQDGLFASACNQYRASMNHVADWAREEGLMDHAGEECVPRQVSLLEAHMNQPTRVALLQARDGYAPERPLEVGADLPPDYTPPLADVAEALAGTPAFSVFTREEIDAVAKAARPLTIGPAERFIVQGQEGDTLFVLVEGTVEVFVRREDGTEVHLGTRPQGSVLGEMSLLTGAPRSATVRALDGALVYEIGRQQYEPILAARPELRLALEDAMAARLRAQDEALSASSRSRRRSALRARRARP from the coding sequence ATGCCGGCCGTCCAGATCATCCCCTTCGTCCCTGGGCGTCGCCCGACCGACGAGGCCCGCAGCGCCGGGCTCGGCTCCAGCGAGCCGGTCGCGTTCGTCAACGCCGGACCGGGCAACCGCTGCCTGCTGCTGCTCGAGGGGCGGTTCACCGGCGAGGTGGAGGTCACGACCGTGATCGGCCACACGATCCGGCGCCGCACCGCTGTTCCGGAGGCGATCGGCGAGCGGTCCGTGCTGGCGCTGGACCCCGACGTCGACTTCGCGGGCGACTACTCGCTCGTCAACCGCTTCTTCAACACGGTGCTGGTGGAGGTGCGCCAGGGCGACGCCGTCGACGAGACGCGGCTGGACGTGTTCGACCTCGCGCGGATGGGGTCGCTGTACGAGCGGATCGTCGAGCGCGCGGTCAAGCCCGACGCCGAACGCCAGGCGCCGTGGCTCTCGCACACGACGCACCCGTGGTTCCCCGTGCTGTCGATCGGGGCGTACAAGGCCGAGCTGTACACGCGGGCGCTCGTCGGCGACGTCGTGCACAAGCGCCAGAACCTCGCCGACCCGGGCTGGCTGACGCGGGTCGGGCTGTACCTGGAGCTGCTCACCGGGCTGGGTGTGATCGAGGCGGTCAAGGCGGACGTCGGCGACCTGCTGACGGCGGAGGAGCGCGCGGCGGTGGACCGCTGGGACGACCTCCCGCTCAACGTCGAGGGGTGGCGCGGCGTCTGGGGGCTGCGCAAGATCGCGCAGCCGATCGGGCTGCGGAACCTGCTCGCCAAGAAGAAGGCGACGCTCGAGTTCCTGCACGTGCACCACGAGGATCTCAAGCACGCGATCGCGCTCGCCGGGCCGAACCCGAGCAACGCGCAGGAGACGTGGCACCGCGTCTTCCGCGACGCCGAGCGCGCGGTGCTGGCCAAGACCCCGGCCGCGTTCCCGGAGCTGGCGATGCTGCCGGACGAGCTGCGGCGGTTCATCCTCTGGCACCGTCGCGGGCACGTGTCGCTGGGCCGTGCGCTGCGTCTGCCGGGGCCGCTGCCGATGCTGGTGGGCGACCAGGACGGGCTGTTCGCCTCCGCCTGCAACCAGTACCGCGCGTCGATGAACCACGTCGCCGACTGGGCCCGCGAGGAAGGGCTGATGGACCACGCCGGCGAGGAGTGCGTGCCCCGCCAGGTCAGCCTGCTCGAGGCGCACATGAACCAGCCGACGCGGGTCGCGCTCCTGCAGGCCCGCGACGGCTACGCGCCGGAGCGCCCGCTCGAGGTCGGCGCGGACCTGCCGCCCGACTACACGCCGCCGCTCGCCGACGTCGCCGAGGCGCTCGCGGGCACGCCCGCGTTCTCGGTCTTCACGCGTGAGGAGATCGACGCGGTCGCCAAGGCGGCGCGGCCGCTGACGATCGGCCCGGCCGAGCGGTTCATCGTCCAGGGCCAGGAGGGCGACACGCTGTTCGTGCTCGTCGAGGGCACGGTCGAGGTGTTCGTGCGTCGCGAGGACGGCACCGAGGTCCACCTCGGCACGCGTCCGCAGGGCAGCGTGCTCGGCGAGATGTCCCTGCTCACGGGCGCGCCGCGCTCCGCGACCGTGCGGGCGCTGGACGGCGCGCTCGTCTACGAGATCGGCCGGCAGCAGTACGAGCCGATCCTGGCCGCGCGCCCGGAGCTGCGCCTCGCGCTGGAAGACGCGATGGCGGCGCGGCTACGGGCTCAGGACGAGGCGCTCAGCGCGTCGTCACGGTCACGTAGGCGATCTGCTCTTCGCGCCCGAAGAGCGCGTCCATGA
- a CDS encoding amidase has protein sequence MALADELSYTTVVDLAGRIRRRELSPVEVLEATIERIEARNPSLNALVYLGFDDARGAAREAEAAVMRGEPLGRLHGVPSAIKDLFDFKPGWPATFGGIPSLRDFKPEIYCAFAERAEQAGAILVGKGNSPVMGFRGVCDNPLFGPSRNPFDTSRNTGGSSGGCSAAVADGLLTFAEGTDGGGSIRIPAAWCGIYGLKQSFGRVPFTGRPNAFGGTDPFLFEGPLTRTVEDAALVLTAIAGYDARDPFSLDDPQDFTGAVHRSIKGMRIAYTRNYDVFPVDRRIAAVIDDAVRVFEQAGAHVEEVPLGITRDQRELSDLWCRLIMPINVAGIEGLKAGGIDVTDDLPPRYREWLDRAYGFTALDIANDQVMRTEIFDAFQDVFSRYDLIVGPTVSAMPVENGDDGDTVGPSEVEGVAVDPLIGWCPTYLVNYTGHPAASVPAGLVGDLPVGLQIIGRSRADADVIAASAAFERLRPWRDTYRIPAGRAL, from the coding sequence GTGGCATTGGCGGATGAGCTGTCGTACACGACCGTCGTCGACCTGGCGGGGCGGATCCGCCGGCGGGAGCTGTCGCCGGTCGAGGTCCTGGAGGCGACGATCGAGCGCATCGAGGCGCGCAACCCGAGCCTGAACGCGCTCGTGTACCTGGGCTTCGACGACGCCCGCGGGGCCGCGCGCGAAGCCGAGGCCGCGGTCATGCGCGGCGAGCCGCTCGGGCGCCTGCACGGCGTGCCGTCGGCGATCAAGGACCTGTTCGACTTCAAGCCCGGCTGGCCGGCGACGTTCGGTGGGATCCCGTCGCTCCGGGACTTCAAGCCCGAGATCTACTGCGCGTTCGCCGAGCGTGCCGAGCAGGCGGGCGCGATCCTGGTCGGCAAGGGGAACAGCCCCGTCATGGGCTTCCGCGGCGTGTGTGACAACCCGCTGTTCGGGCCGAGCCGCAACCCGTTCGACACGAGCCGCAACACCGGCGGGTCCTCCGGAGGCTGCTCCGCCGCCGTGGCCGACGGCCTGCTGACCTTCGCCGAGGGCACCGACGGTGGCGGCTCGATCCGGATCCCCGCCGCCTGGTGCGGCATCTACGGCCTCAAGCAGTCGTTCGGGCGGGTGCCGTTCACCGGGCGCCCGAACGCGTTCGGCGGCACGGACCCGTTCCTGTTCGAGGGGCCGCTGACGCGGACGGTCGAGGACGCGGCGCTCGTGCTCACGGCGATCGCGGGCTACGACGCGCGCGACCCGTTCTCGCTCGACGACCCGCAGGACTTCACCGGCGCCGTCCATCGCTCGATCAAGGGCATGCGCATCGCGTACACGCGCAACTACGACGTCTTCCCGGTGGACCGGCGGATCGCCGCGGTCATCGACGACGCCGTGCGCGTCTTCGAGCAGGCCGGCGCGCACGTCGAGGAAGTGCCGCTGGGCATCACGCGCGACCAGCGCGAGCTCTCGGACCTGTGGTGCCGGCTGATCATGCCGATCAACGTCGCCGGCATCGAAGGGCTCAAGGCCGGCGGGATCGACGTCACGGACGACCTGCCGCCGCGGTACCGCGAGTGGCTCGACCGGGCGTACGGGTTCACCGCGCTCGACATCGCCAACGACCAGGTCATGCGCACGGAGATCTTCGACGCCTTCCAGGACGTCTTCAGCCGCTACGACCTGATCGTCGGCCCGACGGTGTCGGCCATGCCCGTGGAGAACGGCGACGACGGCGACACGGTCGGCCCGAGCGAGGTCGAGGGCGTCGCGGTCGACCCGCTGATCGGCTGGTGCCCCACGTACCTCGTCAACTACACCGGGCACCCGGCCGCGTCGGTGCCGGCCGGGCTC
- a CDS encoding SDR family NAD(P)-dependent oxidoreductase translates to MNFGFATTAAEAVAGIDLSGRRAIVTGGASGIGIPTSRALASAGAHVTLAVRNTDAARGLADDIGADVRRLDLADLDSVDAFTRGWDGPLHILVNNAGIMATPELELSPEGFELQFATNHLGHFALATGLHGALAAEGARIVSVSSRAHLRSPVVFDDINFAFREYAPFLGYGQSKTANVLFAVGATARWARDGIFANALMPGGIATNLQRHMAPDYLDRVRESGFQLKSPEQGAATSVYVATSPDLEGIGGRYYEDVAEAPVLDRREEAGVARYALDPDNAERLWALSQAAVRRQVTV, encoded by the coding sequence GTGAACTTCGGGTTCGCAACCACGGCCGCGGAGGCCGTCGCGGGCATCGACCTGAGCGGTCGGCGCGCGATCGTCACCGGCGGCGCGTCGGGGATCGGCATCCCGACCTCGCGCGCGCTCGCGAGCGCGGGCGCGCACGTGACGCTGGCGGTGCGCAACACGGACGCGGCGCGGGGGCTGGCCGACGACATCGGCGCTGACGTGCGCCGGCTGGACCTTGCCGACCTGGACTCGGTCGACGCGTTCACGCGCGGTTGGGACGGCCCGCTGCACATCCTCGTCAACAACGCGGGGATCATGGCCACGCCCGAGCTGGAGCTGAGCCCGGAGGGCTTCGAGCTGCAGTTCGCGACGAACCACCTCGGGCACTTCGCGCTCGCCACCGGCCTGCACGGCGCGCTCGCGGCGGAGGGCGCGCGGATCGTCAGCGTCTCCTCGCGCGCGCATCTGCGCTCGCCCGTCGTGTTCGACGACATCAACTTCGCCTTCCGCGAGTACGCGCCGTTCCTCGGCTACGGGCAGTCCAAGACCGCGAACGTGCTGTTCGCGGTCGGGGCGACCGCGCGCTGGGCGCGCGACGGCATCTTCGCCAACGCGCTGATGCCGGGCGGGATCGCGACCAACCTCCAGCGCCACATGGCGCCGGACTACCTGGACCGCGTACGCGAGAGCGGCTTCCAGCTCAAGTCGCCCGAGCAGGGCGCGGCTACGTCGGTCTACGTCGCCACCTCACCAGACCTCGAGGGCATCGGCGGGCGCTACTACGAGGACGTCGCCGAGGCGCCCGTCCTCGACCGACGCGAGGAGGCGGGTGTGGCCCGTTACGCGCTGGACCCCGACAACGCCGAGCGTCTGTGGGCGCTGTCGCAGGCCGCGGTACGGCGCCAAGTCACGGTGTGA
- a CDS encoding acetate/propionate family kinase, with the protein MSVLTVNAGSSSLKWSVVDPPETLASGTVQRVTDHAAALRGVLDEAPLDALEVVAHRVVHGGERYSAPVRITDAVLDSIRDLSVLAPLHNPVNADGIEVAMEALPDVPHVAVFDTAFHATLPPRAHTYAVPRAWNVRRYGFHGTSHAYVSREAARLLGRDPEEVDVIVLHLGNGASASAVSKGRSIDTSMGLTPLEGLVMGTRSGDVDPALILHLRRTLNLSTDEIDKVLNSRSGLLALAGDNDMREVHRRIEAGDAAAELALDVYCYRIRKYVGAYLAALGGADAIAFTAGVGENDAIVRERSLSGLERLGIDLDPERNCAGGPVISSDASTVRVLVVPTDEELEMATQAVALVR; encoded by the coding sequence ATGAGCGTCCTCACCGTCAACGCGGGCTCTTCCTCGCTGAAGTGGTCGGTCGTCGACCCGCCGGAGACGCTCGCGTCCGGCACCGTGCAGCGCGTCACCGACCATGCGGCGGCGCTGCGCGGCGTGCTCGACGAGGCGCCGCTGGACGCCCTCGAGGTCGTCGCCCACCGCGTCGTCCACGGCGGCGAGCGCTACTCCGCCCCCGTCCGCATCACCGACGCCGTGCTCGACTCGATCCGCGACCTCAGCGTGCTCGCGCCGCTGCACAACCCGGTCAACGCGGACGGCATCGAGGTGGCGATGGAGGCGCTGCCGGACGTGCCGCACGTCGCCGTCTTCGACACCGCCTTCCACGCCACGCTCCCGCCGCGCGCCCACACCTACGCGGTGCCCCGTGCGTGGAATGTGCGCCGCTATGGCTTCCACGGCACGTCGCACGCCTACGTCTCGCGGGAGGCCGCGCGGCTGCTCGGACGCGACCCGGAGGAGGTCGACGTGATCGTCCTGCACCTCGGCAACGGCGCGTCCGCGAGCGCCGTGTCGAAGGGACGCTCGATCGACACCTCGATGGGCCTGACCCCGCTCGAAGGCCTGGTGATGGGCACCCGCTCGGGCGACGTCGACCCGGCGCTGATCCTTCACCTGCGCCGCACGCTCAACCTCTCCACCGACGAGATCGACAAGGTGCTGAACTCGCGCTCGGGCCTGCTCGCGCTGGCCGGCGACAACGACATGCGCGAGGTACATCGCCGGATCGAGGCCGGCGACGCCGCCGCCGAGCTCGCCCTCGACGTCTACTGCTACCGGATCAGGAAGTACGTCGGCGCCTACCTCGCCGCGCTGGGCGGCGCGGACGCGATCGCGTTCACCGCGGGCGTCGGCGAGAACGACGCGATCGTGCGCGAGCGGTCCCTGTCCGGCCTCGAGCGCCTGGGCATCGATCTCGACCCCGAGCGCAACTGCGCGGGCGGCCCGGTGATCAGCTCCGACGCGTCGACGGTGCGGGTCCTGGTGGTCCCGACGGACGAAGAACTCGAGATGGCCACCCAGGCGGTCGCGCTGGTCCGATAG